A single window of Candidatus Cloacimonadota bacterium DNA harbors:
- a CDS encoding NADP-dependent malic enzyme, whose protein sequence is MNNDFLTLNLENLERFFPDNFSEEELAKGKTLLLKKLSLVLHKFYNGKTEIIPKVGLYGFNWFNIWYTPGVSAVSTAIRDDNELSYDLTNRGNTVAIVSDSTRVLGDGDCTPPGGLGVMEGKALLMKMLGGIDAIPLCIDSRDVKGNNNPYKMIDFVKMVQHSFGAVNLEDISQPNCYKVLDTLREECDIPVWHDDAQGTASVTLAGLINALKLVNKKMGEIKTVFLGAGASNTAIARITVTAGVDPQKIIMFDAKGALSNKRNDIERDETLYRKWEICLTTNPNNVTEIENAVKDADVLIALSKPGPDAVEPKWIKSMNNKPIVFACANPIPEIYPYAAKQAGAYIVATGRGDFPNQINNSLGFPGILKGALIVRASKITDGMAIAAAQSLAEYAEKRGITPENIIPKMTETDVFPLEALAVARKAIEEGVAGRIITDDEIFKRADTDIKKARATYDLLSEQNIIPRPDMQIIKSVIDEVVKEVRSKS, encoded by the coding sequence ATGAATAATGATTTTTTAACTTTAAATCTGGAAAACTTAGAGAGGTTTTTCCCGGATAATTTTTCAGAAGAGGAATTAGCTAAAGGTAAAACATTGCTCTTAAAGAAACTCTCTTTGGTATTACATAAGTTCTATAATGGAAAGACTGAAATAATACCTAAAGTTGGTTTGTATGGGTTTAACTGGTTCAATATCTGGTACACACCCGGTGTCTCGGCAGTTTCAACTGCAATCAGAGACGATAACGAACTCTCTTATGATTTGACTAATAGAGGTAATACCGTAGCTATCGTATCTGATTCTACGAGAGTATTAGGAGACGGTGATTGTACACCACCCGGTGGTTTAGGTGTAATGGAGGGTAAAGCTCTCTTAATGAAGATGTTGGGTGGAATTGATGCTATTCCTTTATGTATCGACAGTAGGGATGTTAAAGGTAATAACAATCCTTATAAAATGATCGATTTTGTTAAGATGGTACAACATAGTTTTGGAGCAGTAAATCTGGAGGATATCTCTCAACCCAATTGTTACAAGGTTTTAGATACTCTAAGGGAAGAATGTGATATTCCTGTCTGGCATGATGATGCTCAAGGTACTGCCTCTGTAACTTTAGCAGGACTAATCAATGCTCTCAAACTCGTTAATAAGAAAATGGGGGAGATAAAAACAGTTTTTCTCGGTGCCGGAGCATCTAATACTGCCATAGCACGAATAACAGTAACTGCAGGAGTTGATCCTCAGAAGATCATTATGTTCGATGCCAAAGGTGCTTTATCTAACAAGCGAAATGACATTGAACGAGATGAAACATTATATAGAAAATGGGAGATCTGCCTAACTACAAATCCCAACAATGTTACTGAAATCGAAAATGCTGTTAAGGATGCAGATGTTCTTATTGCTTTATCCAAACCCGGTCCAGATGCCGTAGAACCAAAATGGATCAAATCAATGAATAATAAGCCCATCGTCTTTGCCTGTGCCAATCCAATACCAGAAATATATCCATATGCAGCTAAGCAAGCAGGGGCCTATATAGTTGCTACCGGGAGGGGAGATTTCCCTAATCAGATCAATAACTCACTCGGTTTTCCTGGTATTCTAAAAGGTGCGCTGATTGTTAGAGCCAGCAAGATAACAGACGGTATGGCAATAGCAGCTGCTCAATCACTTGCAGAATATGCAGAAAAGAGAGGCATAACTCCGGAAAACATTATTCCCAAAATGACAGAAACGGATGTATTCCCTCTGGAAGCTTTAGCAGTAGCCCGAAAAGCTATCGAAGAAGGGGTCGCCGGAAGGATAATTACCGATGATGAGATATTTAAGAGAGCTGATACAGATATAAAGAAAGCAAGAGCAACCTACGACTTACTTTCAGAACAGAATATAATCCCTCGACCCGATATGCAGATTATCAAATCAGTGATCGATGAGGTGGTTAAAGAAGTCAGATCAAAGAGTTAA
- a CDS encoding FumA C-terminus/TtdB family hydratase beta subunit, translated as MREIAITTPLNEEKIAGLRIGDKVLLSGIVYTARDKAHQKLIDLLNDNKELPFNLKDSIIYYCGPVFSEKSGKIISAGPTTSERMDRYTLQLLKAGVKGFIGKGRRSQEVIDLFREYQAVYFCAVGGAGVYLAKRITKYRLLAYPELGLEGIYELRVSEFPCYVAVDSFGDKLFR; from the coding sequence TTGAGAGAAATAGCGATTACAACCCCGTTAAACGAAGAAAAAATAGCGGGTTTAAGAATTGGTGATAAAGTCTTGTTGAGCGGGATTGTTTATACTGCTCGTGACAAAGCTCATCAGAAGCTAATTGATTTATTGAATGATAACAAAGAGTTACCCTTCAACCTTAAAGATAGCATCATATACTATTGTGGACCTGTCTTTTCGGAAAAATCCGGCAAGATTATTTCTGCCGGTCCAACCACAAGTGAACGTATGGACAGATACACACTTCAACTTTTAAAAGCTGGAGTTAAGGGATTCATTGGTAAGGGTAGAAGAAGTCAAGAGGTAATAGATTTATTTAGAGAGTATCAAGCAGTTTATTTTTGTGCGGTAGGGGGAGCTGGAGTGTATCTAGCGAAAAGAATAACAAAATATAGATTATTAGCTTATCCTGAACTTGGATTAGAGGGAATATATGAACTCAGAGTTTCTGAGTTCCCATGTTATGTTGCTGTAGATTCTTTTGGGGATAAACTCTTCAGATAA